In Verrucomicrobiales bacterium, the genomic stretch CCTCGCGCGACATCCCCAGATCGCACTGGTGGACGAACTCGCGCATACCAACGCGCCCGGCTCCCGACATCCCAAGCGCTGGCAGGACGTCCAGGAACTGCTTAGTTCCGGCATCGATGTGTTTACCACCCTCAACGTTCAACACGTGGATAGCCGCGCGGATACCGTACGACAGATCACCGGTGCCGAGATCCGTGAGACCGTTCCGGACAGCCTGTTGGACGAGGCTATCATGGAGCTGGTCGATATCCCGCCAGCCGAGCTGCTGCGGCGGCTCCAAGAAGGCAAAGTGTATGTTCCGGATCGTGCCGCAGCTGCCGCCCAAAACTTTTTCCGAGAGGCTAACCTCACGGCTCTCCGTGAGATTGCGCTGCGACTCGTGGCCGAACATGTGGGCGTCGACACTCGCGAACTGCGCCAAGCCCTCCCAGGTGCCGGGCCGTGGAAAACCAGCGTGCGTCTCATGGTGGCGGTGGGGCCCAGCCCTTTGTCAGCATCCCTCGTCCGCTGGACGCGGCGGCTCGCGGACGCGCTCCAGGCCCCTTGGCTGGCGGTCTCCGTCGAAGGCTCCAATCCTGTTCACGAGGACCAGCAAGCTCGCCTCGCCGCAAACTTGAACCTGGCCCGACAGCTAGGAGGCGAGGTCGTTACAACGGTGGACGAGGACATGGTTCGCGGCCTCCTGCGCTCTGCCCGCGAGCACGACGTCACCCAGATTGTGTTCGGGAAACCCGGCCCGGGCAGATGGCTCGGCGTCCGCCAGCGGAGACACGTGTTGCGCCGGCTCGTGGAATCCAGCGGCGACATCGACGTTCTGGTGGTGCGGGCCGACAAACCCGAGACCCCCCCTCCCGCGAAGGCCGCGTTGCTAAACCTGGAGTCACAGAGTGGTCAATACTTGGCCGCCTTCGCGAGTTGCGCCGCCGTCACCCTGGTAGCATGGGTCTTACAGCGCTGGATTGGGTATCAGACGGTCGCGCTCATCTTTCTCTCTGCGGTCGTGCTACTCGCCATGTTCGTCGGGCGGGGCCCCATCTTCTTCGCTGCCACATTGACCGCTCTCTCCTGGAACTTCCTGTTCGTGCCGCCGCTGTTCACCCTCTGGATCACCGGCTTCCACGACTCGATGATGTTCGCGCTGTACTTCTTGGTCGCCCTCGCCACCGGCCAGCTGACGGCCAGGCAGCGGCTCCAGCAAGCCGCGGACCGCGAACGCGAGAAACGGACAGCTGCGCTGTACCGCCTGACTCGCGAACTCGCCGCCGCTACCGATTACGCGCAAGTCCTGGGCGCGGCCATCAAAGAGGTGGGAGCCGCTTTCGATGCGGATGTCGCGCTCATGCTGTCCGGATCGAACGAGAATCAGGAGCTGGTTCGCTACTTCGCCGCGCCCTGGCTGCTGGATGACAAGGAGGAGGCGGTAGCGGCCTGGGCGTTTCACCACGATCAACCAGCCGGCCGCTTCACGGATACGCTGCCGCAGGCCGCGGGCTTGCATTGCCCCCTCAGCGCGGGGGGGAAATCATCGGGCGTGATCGCGTTGCGATTTCGCTCCTCCCAGCCCCTCTCGATCCAGCAACGAAGCCTGCTTGAGAGCTTCGTACGGCAGATTGCCTTGGTCATCGATCGCCAACGGCTGAAGGAAGGCGAATTTGGCGCACAGCTCATCGCCAAGTCGGAGCAGCTGAGCCGAACCCTTCTGAACTCCGTCTCGCACGAGCTGCGTACTCCCATCTCGGCGATCATCAGCGCAACGAGCGCTTTGGCCGGGGCGGGCCCGCTTAACGAGGCGCAGCGGGGGCTGTCCGAGGAGATCGACCTGGCGTCAAAGCGATTGAATCGAGTCGTGCAGAACCTGCTCGGCGCGGCGCGCCTGCAGTCCGGACACATTGCGCCCAAAATGGATTGGTGTGACGTGGCCGAATGGGTCGAGATTTCGGTTCAGGCGTTGGGACGGCAGTTGGAAGGACGCACCATCCTACGCGACATTCCCCGCGACCTGCCCTTGATCCGAGGTGATCTCGTGCTGCTGGAGCAGGCGCTGAACAATCTCCTTCTGAACGCGTCGACGTACACTCCCCCCGGAACGCCTATCGAGATTGGGGCTGCGCGAGACACTAAACACCTGATCCTAACGGTAGCCGACCATGGCCCCGGTCTCTCGACTCACGAACTTGATCGCGTCTTCGATCTCTTTCATCGCGGCCCCGATGCCGCGGCGGGCGGAACCGGCCTCGGACTGGCCATCGTGAAGGGCTTCGTTGAGGCCCAGGGAGGCCAAGTCACCGCGAGTAACCGTCCGGGAGGCGGTGCTCAGTTTTCCATCTCTCTTCCGCTCGCGGAACCTCCACCTCCCCCAGCTCAACAGACATGAACCGGACCTCACAAAAGCCAGCCTGGATGGCGCTAGTCATCGATGACGAGCCTCAAATGCGCCGCCTGCTGTCGCATGTCCTCGAGGCCCACGGGTATCGCGTGATCCTCGCCGAACGAGGCGAGGAGGGCTTGCTGCTGGCGTCTCAGCATCGGCCT encodes the following:
- a CDS encoding sensor histidine kinase KdpD, with product MSDDDRRNPDALLASIKREEAQRKRGRLKVFLGMCPGVGKTFAMLEAGHRELKAGRDVVVGHVETHQRQETDSLVSGLPQVPHLELEYRGMRLHELNLDELLARHPQIALVDELAHTNAPGSRHPKRWQDVQELLSSGIDVFTTLNVQHVDSRADTVRQITGAEIRETVPDSLLDEAIMELVDIPPAELLRRLQEGKVYVPDRAAAAAQNFFREANLTALREIALRLVAEHVGVDTRELRQALPGAGPWKTSVRLMVAVGPSPLSASLVRWTRRLADALQAPWLAVSVEGSNPVHEDQQARLAANLNLARQLGGEVVTTVDEDMVRGLLRSAREHDVTQIVFGKPGPGRWLGVRQRRHVLRRLVESSGDIDVLVVRADKPETPPPAKAALLNLESQSGQYLAAFASCAAVTLVAWVLQRWIGYQTVALIFLSAVVLLAMFVGRGPIFFAATLTALSWNFLFVPPLFTLWITGFHDSMMFALYFLVALATGQLTARQRLQQAADREREKRTAALYRLTRELAAATDYAQVLGAAIKEVGAAFDADVALMLSGSNENQELVRYFAAPWLLDDKEEAVAAWAFHHDQPAGRFTDTLPQAAGLHCPLSAGGKSSGVIALRFRSSQPLSIQQRSLLESFVRQIALVIDRQRLKEGEFGAQLIAKSEQLSRTLLNSVSHELRTPISAIISATSALAGAGPLNEAQRGLSEEIDLASKRLNRVVQNLLGAARLQSGHIAPKMDWCDVAEWVEISVQALGRQLEGRTILRDIPRDLPLIRGDLVLLEQALNNLLLNASTYTPPGTPIEIGAARDTKHLILTVADHGPGLSTHELDRVFDLFHRGPDAAAGGTGLGLAIVKGFVEAQGGQVTASNRPGGGAQFSISLPLAEPPPPPAQQT